In Methanobacterium paludis, the following proteins share a genomic window:
- a CDS encoding Zn-ribbon domain-containing protein: MHRCIKCGAEFEGDSKDIILKGCPECGSKFFEFHQKGKVKEIREIKGDSIETIMVKEHGIYEVNLSSLMKDDSIIVSDEEGKYVIDINFLLKKQMKNKEKS, encoded by the coding sequence GTGCACAGATGCATTAAATGCGGAGCAGAATTTGAAGGAGACTCAAAGGATATAATCCTCAAAGGATGCCCCGAGTGTGGAAGCAAGTTCTTTGAATTCCATCAGAAAGGTAAGGTCAAGGAGATCCGTGAAATAAAAGGAGACTCCATAGAAACCATAATGGTCAAGGAGCACGGAATTTATGAGGTGAATCTTTCTTCCCTCATGAAGGACGACTCCATAATAGTTTCAGACGAGGAAGGGAAATATGTGATAGATATCAACTTCCTTTTAAAGAAGCAGATGAAAAATAAGGAGAAGTCGTAG
- a CDS encoding metal-dependent hydrolase yields the protein MMIKWLGHSAFQIITDENLKILIDPFISNNPACDVAVEELSADVICVTHGHTDHFGDTMEIANRTGALIVCNHEISVYLSKQGFETLGMNMGGTVQVQDIIITMVNSTHSSDMDFIEEVSAGGSAGGFIIELENGRKIYHAGDTGVFGDMRTVIRDIYRPDIAMLPIGDRYTMGPFEAAIAAEWLDPEIIIPMHYNTYPAIEQNPLEFSDMVRRSNPNVKVVILQPDQIYQE from the coding sequence ATGATGATAAAGTGGCTTGGACACTCTGCATTCCAGATAATAACTGATGAAAATTTGAAGATACTCATCGACCCGTTTATAAGCAACAACCCTGCATGTGATGTGGCAGTTGAAGAACTTTCAGCAGATGTTATATGTGTTACACATGGACATACAGACCACTTCGGGGACACAATGGAAATAGCCAATAGAACAGGGGCTTTAATTGTGTGCAACCATGAGATTTCTGTGTACCTTTCCAAACAGGGCTTTGAAACCCTTGGAATGAATATGGGTGGAACTGTACAGGTTCAGGACATCATAATAACCATGGTTAACTCAACACACTCCTCTGACATGGACTTCATAGAAGAGGTGAGCGCAGGAGGAAGTGCAGGAGGTTTCATAATAGAACTTGAAAACGGCAGAAAAATATACCATGCAGGAGACACAGGAGTATTCGGTGACATGCGCACGGTGATAAGGGACATATACAGGCCGGACATAGCGATGCTCCCAATAGGGGACCGTTACACAATGGGGCCATTTGAAGCTGCAATAGCTGCAGAGTGGTTGGATCCAGAAATAATCATTCCAATGCATTACAACACATACCCTGCAATTGAACAAAATCCATTAGAATTTTCAGATATGGTTAGAAGGTCCAATCCGAATGTAAAGGTTGTAATTCTCCAACCAGATCAAATATACCAAGAGTGA
- a CDS encoding DUF2073 domain-containing protein, whose translation MDDAKTNALKMDFLSSDAIASSTSMEKISMIVNKVKDGDLVVIEGGLTPEEEAELIETTMREIDVENFMGIDIYTLEKDEKSFFGLSKKKTIGITIIGPANVMKTVKKKSNFLSMIANLGDSSAQMH comes from the coding sequence ATGGATGATGCTAAAACAAATGCTCTAAAAATGGATTTTCTTTCCTCTGATGCAATTGCATCAAGTACTAGCATGGAAAAAATATCCATGATAGTCAACAAGGTCAAAGACGGTGATCTAGTTGTTATTGAAGGTGGCCTAACCCCTGAAGAAGAGGCCGAGCTAATAGAAACAACTATGAGGGAAATAGATGTTGAAAACTTCATGGGGATCGATATATACACCCTTGAAAAAGATGAAAAATCGTTTTTCGGTCTTTCAAAAAAGAAAACAATTGGAATAACCATAATAGGTCCTGCAAATGTTATGAAAACCGTTAAGAAAAAGTCCAACTTCCTTTCAATGATAGCAAACCTGGGTGATTCCAGTGCACAGATGCATTAA
- the rqcH gene encoding ribosome rescue protein RqcH: protein MKAMSNVDIYTICNELKEILKDARVDKAYQPTRDTVLIRFHVPGKGRVDVVFQAGLRVHTTQYPPENPQIPPSFPMILRKHLKGGNVTCVKQHNFDRILKINIQKEHKYSLVIELFAKGNIILLDEEGTIIMPLKRKLWEDRNISSKEEYKYPPERGINPLEVTKEELETLFAESDRDLIRTLASSGLGGLYAEEVMLRSGVKKDKPSSDITPEELDFIHNAMSDVFSPLKTAQFHPQIISSEKDDVLPLNLTKYEKYEKKTFETFNQAADEFYSSIVGDDIKQVHEDVWAAEVGKFEKRLKIQMETLEKFKDTIVKTKIKGEAIYSNYQNIQNILDIIHNARETYSWLDIIDIIKKGKKEKVSGLDIIESLDKMGVLTLNLDGTIVNVDSNMSIPENAEIYYNKGKKAKRKISGVNIAIEKTMKEVERAKNKREIAMEKVLVPQKRVRKELKWFEKLRWFLSSDGLLVIGGRDATTNEMIVKKHMENRDIYFHSDIHGAASVVVKAGEGEVPESTLNETASFAGSFSSAWSAGFGSTDVYWVHPDQVSKTPQSGEFVGKGAFIIRGSRNFIRNAPLLVAVGIVDYEGKRIMAGPPEALVKYTDNYVVIKPGYTKKEEMARQIRHKIDEEKLLSIEDVVRVLPSGKCDFVDKRQFKGRDFKRK from the coding sequence ATGAAAGCTATGTCCAATGTTGATATTTACACAATTTGCAATGAACTTAAAGAAATTCTAAAGGATGCAAGGGTTGATAAGGCCTACCAACCCACCAGGGACACCGTGCTTATACGGTTCCATGTCCCAGGTAAAGGACGAGTTGATGTCGTCTTCCAGGCAGGTTTAAGGGTTCATACAACCCAGTACCCTCCAGAAAATCCGCAAATCCCGCCATCATTTCCCATGATCCTTCGAAAACATCTAAAAGGAGGTAATGTCACCTGTGTGAAACAGCACAACTTCGACAGAATCCTAAAGATCAACATTCAGAAGGAACATAAATATTCACTGGTTATAGAACTCTTTGCAAAGGGTAATATAATACTTTTGGATGAAGAGGGCACCATTATAATGCCCCTCAAGAGGAAGCTCTGGGAGGACAGAAACATATCCTCCAAAGAGGAGTATAAGTATCCTCCAGAAAGGGGTATAAATCCACTGGAAGTTACAAAGGAAGAATTGGAAACCCTGTTTGCCGAGTCAGATCGTGACCTTATAAGGACCCTGGCAAGCAGCGGTCTGGGCGGTCTCTACGCTGAAGAAGTTATGCTGAGGTCTGGTGTGAAGAAAGATAAACCTTCATCGGACATCACCCCTGAAGAACTGGATTTCATACACAATGCAATGAGTGATGTTTTCAGCCCGCTCAAAACAGCACAGTTCCACCCCCAGATAATATCCAGCGAAAAAGATGATGTTCTCCCTTTGAACCTCACTAAATACGAAAAATACGAGAAAAAAACGTTTGAAACCTTCAATCAAGCTGCAGATGAGTTTTACAGCAGCATAGTTGGAGATGACATTAAACAGGTGCATGAGGATGTCTGGGCCGCTGAAGTGGGTAAGTTTGAAAAAAGGCTCAAAATTCAGATGGAAACCCTTGAAAAATTCAAGGACACCATTGTAAAAACCAAAATCAAGGGAGAAGCAATTTACTCCAATTACCAGAACATTCAAAACATCCTGGATATTATACACAATGCCAGGGAAACCTATTCATGGCTTGACATCATTGACATCATCAAAAAGGGTAAAAAGGAGAAAGTATCTGGACTGGATATTATTGAGTCCCTGGATAAGATGGGGGTCCTGACCTTAAATCTGGACGGGACCATTGTAAATGTGGATTCCAATATGAGCATCCCTGAAAATGCCGAGATTTATTATAACAAGGGTAAAAAGGCCAAGAGGAAGATAAGTGGAGTTAACATTGCCATTGAAAAAACCATGAAGGAAGTAGAAAGGGCCAAAAACAAAAGGGAAATTGCAATGGAAAAGGTTCTGGTACCTCAAAAAAGGGTTAGAAAAGAACTTAAATGGTTTGAAAAGCTTCGATGGTTCTTATCATCAGATGGACTTCTTGTTATTGGGGGCAGGGATGCCACAACCAACGAGATGATCGTTAAAAAACATATGGAAAACAGGGATATTTACTTCCACTCAGACATCCATGGAGCAGCCTCTGTTGTTGTGAAGGCAGGTGAGGGTGAGGTTCCAGAGTCCACATTAAATGAGACAGCATCCTTTGCAGGTTCTTTCTCAAGTGCATGGTCTGCTGGTTTCGGATCCACGGATGTGTACTGGGTCCACCCGGATCAGGTGTCAAAAACACCTCAGTCCGGTGAATTCGTGGGTAAAGGTGCTTTCATAATCAGAGGAAGCCGCAACTTCATCAGAAACGCACCTTTACTTGTAGCTGTTGGAATCGTGGATTATGAAGGTAAAAGAATAATGGCCGGCCCTCCAGAAGCTTTAGTCAAGTACACAGACAATTACGTGGTTATAAAACCGGGCTATACGAAAAAAGAGGAGATGGCCAGGCAAATCCGCCATAAGATCGACGAGGAGAAACTTCTCTCAATTGAAGATGTTGTGAGGGTTCTACCTTCAGGTAAATGCGACTTTGTGGATAAACGACAGTTTAAGGGAAGAGATTTTAAGAGGAAATAA
- a CDS encoding UDP-N-acetylglucosamine--N-acetylmuramyl-(pentapeptide) pyrophosphoryl-undecaprenol N-acetylglucosamine transferase produces MKVLIIPCGIGMGHVSRCIALAGKLQEEGADVLFASYGSGYEMLKEYNDYKAVKLPELKFYGPVGELDIKYTVKKSIDTPFVFLRSIYQESKVIKKFKPDIIVADSHFSVPITAKVLGIPCVLVTNELTFNFSDINPNDRTVEYLENGLERFVKDVSNLCKTIIVPDVEDSIKIPPRLSEITTHVGPFLKKRPENMPDKDELRRKLGFGSGDKLVFVTVGGSDFGIGLLKLICHASSMIDCDKLIMVTGPQIDTDFIPDCEKIIKKKFLWDMMEWMAIADVVVTLAGHTTVMEVTSLGIPNIVVPINNHPEQLKNAVHVEKYGISLVEDIKKLTAEGIAEDINNTLNNVDMKRNAEIVREQFSKYSGTEDAVRIILKYAEDWEQPL; encoded by the coding sequence AACTTCAAGAAGAAGGAGCTGATGTTCTTTTTGCAAGTTACGGTTCTGGCTATGAAATGTTGAAGGAGTACAATGATTATAAAGCTGTAAAACTGCCTGAACTAAAGTTCTACGGTCCGGTAGGAGAACTTGACATAAAATATACCGTGAAAAAATCAATTGATACTCCTTTCGTCTTTCTTAGAAGCATATACCAGGAATCCAAGGTAATAAAAAAATTCAAACCCGACATCATAGTGGCTGATTCTCATTTTTCAGTACCCATAACAGCTAAAGTCCTTGGAATACCTTGTGTTCTTGTAACAAACGAGCTGACCTTTAATTTTTCAGATATTAACCCCAACGACAGGACAGTCGAGTACCTTGAAAATGGACTTGAAAGATTTGTTAAAGATGTTTCAAACCTCTGTAAAACAATAATAGTGCCTGATGTTGAGGATTCAATTAAAATACCGCCCCGGTTGAGTGAAATAACAACTCATGTAGGTCCATTCCTCAAAAAACGTCCTGAAAACATGCCTGATAAGGATGAGCTTCGGAGGAAATTGGGTTTTGGATCCGGTGATAAACTGGTTTTTGTGACTGTGGGAGGAAGTGATTTTGGTATAGGGCTCCTTAAACTTATATGCCACGCATCCAGTATGATTGACTGTGATAAACTGATAATGGTAACCGGACCTCAGATAGATACAGATTTTATACCTGATTGTGAAAAAATAATAAAAAAGAAGTTTTTATGGGATATGATGGAATGGATGGCAATTGCAGATGTTGTTGTAACCCTCGCAGGTCATACAACTGTTATGGAGGTAACATCCCTTGGAATTCCCAACATAGTTGTGCCAATAAATAACCATCCAGAACAGCTTAAAAATGCAGTTCATGTTGAAAAGTACGGCATATCCCTCGTTGAGGATATAAAAAAACTCACTGCTGAGGGAATTGCAGAGGATATAAACAACACATTGAACAATGTTGATATGAAGAGGAATGCAGAGATCGTCAGGGAACAGTTTTCTAAGTACAGTGGAACAGAAGATGCAGTGAGGATCATATTGAAATATGCAGAGGATTGGGAGCAACCTTTATAA
- a CDS encoding Era-like GTP-binding protein translates to MRKFFRHSLFKDILNKLIGKDKKLKIGFYGHPNSGKTTLANRMTNDWVGKPIGLISEIPHETRRVYKQEHVTIANDGVELDFDIIDTPGIATKIDYKNFLEFGLSETEAKERAKEATKGIIEAIKWLDDVTGVLLVIDATKDPLTQANITIIGNLEARKIPFVIVANKIDLPEASQERIFSVFPQHTVVPISALHGENVADLYQAMVQRFS, encoded by the coding sequence ATGCGGAAATTTTTCAGACACAGCTTATTTAAAGATATATTGAATAAACTTATTGGAAAGGATAAAAAACTTAAAATAGGATTTTATGGACATCCAAACTCTGGAAAAACCACCCTTGCCAATAGAATGACAAATGATTGGGTAGGAAAACCTATAGGTTTGATTTCGGAGATTCCCCACGAGACCCGAAGGGTCTACAAACAGGAACATGTCACAATTGCCAACGACGGAGTTGAACTGGACTTTGACATAATAGACACCCCTGGAATAGCCACCAAGATCGACTACAAAAACTTCCTGGAATTCGGCCTATCGGAAACAGAGGCAAAAGAAAGGGCAAAAGAGGCAACAAAGGGTATAATAGAGGCAATAAAATGGTTGGATGATGTGACCGGTGTTTTACTGGTTATAGATGCAACCAAGGATCCTTTGACTCAGGCCAACATAACGATAATAGGAAACCTGGAAGCTCGTAAGATCCCATTTGTAATTGTTGCAAACAAAATAGACCTTCCTGAAGCTTCCCAAGAACGTATATTCTCTGTTTTCCCACAGCACACTGTGGTGCCAATTTCTGCACTGCACGGTGAGAATGTTGCGGATCTTTACCAGGCAATGGTTCAGAGGTTCAGTTAA